CTGCACTGCCCCGGAGAAACGAAGGCATGCCGCGTTCAATGAAGGACGCCATGGAGTACACCGGTGAGTTGGGCACTGCCGCTGCGAAGCGGTCGTCACAGCTGGCATGCACCATTGTTTTGGCTCCGCCGTAGCTCATCCCGCTGACCACCAGCCGCTCAGAGTCCACATCCGGACGGGCCAGAACGAAATCTGTGGTGGCTCTGTAGACATTATGCAGCTCCTCGCGCGGGAAGTTCCGGGCTGTCGCCTCCGGCTCATAGAATCTGACACATACATCATACGGAAGGTCTACGATCAGCGCGTTATATCCCCGGTCAATCGCCGCTTGCCCTCCGAGAAAATAGGTATCTTCCTTGTGCGTCTCCCCGCCGTTATGGAAAATAATCGTTGGCTTAGGCGCATTCCCGTGCTCTGCCTTCAGGAAGCAGCCCGGGAACTTATACCCCTTGTATTCCACCTCGACCCATTCATGGGGAATCTGCTCAGACTTCGCATCAAGCGCCTTGCGGAAGCATTCCACACTTTTGCCATGATACCGCGCGAAATCCGGTTCACCGGGAAAAGCTCCATAGAAGGCTGCCCGGTAATACGAGTGGGCACGGATAAATGCCTCGCTGGCGCTGATCAGATGGCCCTTCTTCATGCAGTTCTCTGCGCTTGCTTCGATCTTAACGGCTTCCTTCTCGAATTCAGTCTTCCAGCTGGCCAAAGAGTTCGGATCGATGCTCCGTGCAAGCTTAAATACTTCACCCTGCGACACACCGCCGCAGTGTACGAACGACAGCAGCCACTGGAACGTGAACTCAATGTCATCCCGCTCGAAGAATACCTTATGCGTTAATCGTGCAGCCACCTTTGTCTCTTGCCCGTCTACCTGTACCATACCATTCTCCTCCTTCTCGAATCTATGATTTCAAGATCATCCACAGCAGACACAGCCGCGAAGCGGAGAGGGAATTAGGCTACGGCGCGATTCCGGGCCCGGGTGTTGGCGTCCAGCGAAATCCAACCTCTGACCAAATTTTAGCACTTTCCATATTTTTGCGCAACACGCAATATTTCTTTTAACGCAATTTTTATATACGTGCAAAACGATCAAATGGGAAAATACCCTTTCGCTCGCTTCGGCTCACTCACCCTTGCAATGGCACATTGTATGTTGTTTTCGGCACACATTCTCCCCGTTCACCTTGCAGTTGCACATTGTATGTTGTTTTCGACATCCATTCACCCCGATCACCCTTGCAGTGACACATTGTATGTTGTTTTCGGCACACATTCGCCTCGTTCACCTTGCAGTTGCACCGATTGTATGTTGTTTTCGGCACTCATTCGCTCCGATCACCCTTGCAGTGGCACATTGTATGTTGTTTTCGGCACACATTCGTCCCGATACCCCGCAGTTGCACATCATGGTGACGTTCTGCCTATCTCCGGCCAATTTTGA
The window above is part of the Paenibacillus sp. FSL H8-0048 genome. Proteins encoded here:
- a CDS encoding alpha/beta hydrolase family protein; this translates as MVQVDGQETKVAARLTHKVFFERDDIEFTFQWLLSFVHCGGVSQGEVFKLARSIDPNSLASWKTEFEKEAVKIEASAENCMKKGHLISASEAFIRAHSYYRAAFYGAFPGEPDFARYHGKSVECFRKALDAKSEQIPHEWVEVEYKGYKFPGCFLKAEHGNAPKPTIIFHNGGETHKEDTYFLGGQAAIDRGYNALIVDLPYDVCVRFYEPEATARNFPREELHNVYRATTDFVLARPDVDSERLVVSGMSYGGAKTMVHASCDDRFAAAVPNSPVYSMASFIERGMPSFLRGSAEEAAEQTKKMPYTGQVLFAGSAWSHGFDSIAEWYPVAREAVEVDPKDVKCPLLSMYSEAEHPEMQRQAIDTYEKAPNEKNAIFKGTEEDGADLHCQLNNLPLSYQVMFDWLDEVLDYNIRLQSAR